A genome region from Brassica oleracea var. oleracea cultivar TO1000 chromosome C2, BOL, whole genome shotgun sequence includes the following:
- the LOC106327401 gene encoding probable germin-like protein subfamily 2 member 5, translating to MASVTTHLLVVVTMLVSAMAVASESNMLQDICVADLSNAVKVNGYTCKDTTQVTPEDFYFQGLATASAASNTSTGAIVTGATVEKLPGLNTLGLSMSRIDYAPNGLNPPHVHPRASEIIYVLEGQLYVGFVTTAGKLVAKHINKGEVFVFPKGLLHFQKNIAKSAPASVMAAFDSQLPGTQSLVSSLFGALPEDILVKSFQFKPKQVKKIKSRYQPKK from the exons ATGGCGTCAGTAACGACCCATCTACTTGTTGTTGTTACCATGTTGGTCTCAGCCATGGCCGTAGCTTCAGAGTCCAACATGCTTCAAGATATTTGTGTTGCTGATTTGTCCAATG CGGTCAAAGTCAACGGATACACATGCAAGGACACAACACAAGTAACACCGGAAGACTTTTACTTCCAAGGCTTAGCCACCGCCTCCGCCGCTTCCAACACCTCCACGGGAGCCATAGTAACCGGAGCCACCGTAGAGAAGCTACCAGGACTCAACACTCTAGGCCTCTCCATGTCCCGCATTGACTACGCACCAAACGGCCTAAACCCACCGCACGTCCACCCACGTGCCTCCGAGATCATCTACGTCCTAGAAGGTCAGCTCTACGTAGGCTTTGTAACTACCGCTGGAAAACTCGTTGCCAAACACATTAACAAAGGAGAAGTCTTCGTTTTCCCCAAAGGACTTTTACATTTTCAGAAGAACATTGCTAAGTCTGCTCCAGCTTCTGTAATGGCAGCTTTTGATAGCCAGTTGCCTGGAACACAGTCGCTTGTGTCATCTCTCTTTGGTGCTCTTCCTGAAGACATTCTTGTTAAGTCTTTCCAGTTCAAACCCAAACAGGTTAAGAAGATTAAGTCCAGATACCAACCCAAGAAGTGA
- the LOC106326406 gene encoding uncharacterized protein LOC106326406 — MTVKKVEMQVDINCGKCKNQIMQAVTELEGVNQVVLDEEKSLLTVVGTMDPICIAEQLRKIKQKPVVVNIGPPKPPEKKPECCKPCLPYYNNTCDLPYYNYNTRDMVSVSTYENGGGCTIV, encoded by the exons ATGACGGTTAAG AAAGTTGAGATGCAAGTGGACATCAACTGTGGGAAATGCAAAAACCAAATCATGCAGGCTGTCACAGAGCTAGAAG GTGTGAATCAGGTTGTACTGGATGAAGAGAAGAGCTTGCTTACTGTAGTGGGCACAATGGATCCCATCTGCATTGCGGAACAGCTTAGGAAGATCAAACAGAAACCAGTAGTAGTCAACATTGGACCACCAAAACCTCCAGAAAAGAAGCCAGAGTGTTGCAAGCCTTGCCTTCCATACTACAATAATACATGTGACCTTCCATACTACAACTACAATACCCGTGACATGGTATCAGTTAGCACCTATGAGAACGGAGGCGGCTGCACCATTGTTTGA